GCCGCGGCAGGTTTGCAGGTCGGCGATGAAATCCTCGAAATCGACCAGGCGGCCGTCGATACCTGGGAGGATGTCCGGGAACGGCTCTCGACCGGCACGGGGGCGTCCCTGTCCCTGAAGCTGCGCCGGGATGGGCAGGACCGCACGGTCCAGGTGCGGTACGACGATGGCGGGACGGCGGAACGGCTGGGCGGACTGGACTATTTCCGCGCGTCGGCCGTGAGCACGGTCATCCCGGATTCACCCGCCGAGAAGGCCGGTCTCAGGCCCGGGGACGTGATCACGTCCGTGAACGGCGTTCCGGTCACGCAGTGGTACGAGATGGTCGAGCAGATACGCGTCCGGCCGGGCATGGAGACCGCGGTGTCCTGGACCCGGAACGGCCAGTCCCACCTGGTGAGCATCATACCCAATACAGCCCAGGACCTGGACCGGGAGACCGGAGACGTCATCGACATCGGCCAGATCGGCATCACCCAGCAGGACCACATCAAACGCAGTCCGATCGGGATCGCCACCTCCGCGGGACTGGCGGGCACGCAACTGGTGGCCGTCACCGTTACCATCGTCGACTTCGTGGGGAAACTGGTCATGGGGCAAGTGTCCACCGACTCGGTGGGCGGTCCCATCGCCATAGCCCAGATGGCGGGAGACAGCGCCCGCCAGGGCGCGAGCAGCCTCTTCAGTTTCATGGCCTTTCTGAGCATCAACCTCGCCATCCTGAACCTGCTGCCCATACCCGCGCTGGACGGCGGCCAGCTCCTCATCCTGGGCGTCGAGAAGATCATCCGGCGTCCGCTTTCCCTGAAGTACCGGATGGTATGGCAGCAGACGGGAATGGCCCTCCTGCTGGTGCTGATGGTGTTCGTGGTATTCAACGATGTCACCCGGATCTTCAGGTAGTTACACGGCGAAGGGAGTAAACATGCCGGTCGGGAGAAGGCTCGGCGCCGCCGGTCGTAACTGGTACGTCCTCGTCGTCACCGTGATGCTGGCCGCCGTCTGTCCCCCGGAGTACGCACTCGGACAGGTGGATCGGGCCAGGGCCCTGGAGCATTACGCGGAGGGCGGCCTTCACGAGGCCAGGAACGATCCGGTCAACGCGATCAAATCCTATCTACAGGCGCTGGAATACGATTCCACCTCGGCGGAAATCCACACCGCCCTCGCCCAGGTCTACTACCGCGTGACGGAGCGCGACAAGGCGCAGCAACACGCCAGGACGGCGGTGGAACTCGATTCGACGGCCACGGAGTCCTGGTTCGTGCTGGGCAGGTATCACGCCGAACTGGGCAGGTACCTGCCGGCCCGGGCCGCTTTCGAACGGGTCGTCACGCTGGATCCGGGTCACATCGAGGCCCATATCGCCCTTTCCCAGCTCGCGAGCCGGCTGAACGACCCGGATGCCGCGCTGAGGGAACTGGAAACGGTGAGCCGCCTGGCGCCGCGCAATCCCGAATTCCACTTCAAACTGGCCGATGTTTACAGGCAGAGAGGGATGTACGACAAGGCGGTCATCGCGCTGCAGAAGGTGCTCGACGACTATCCCGACTCGATCCCTGCGCGGGTGGGCCTGACGGAGATCTATGAGCAAAGGCGGCAGTGGGACCGGGCCGTCGTCATGTACCGTGAGATTATTGCGCTGGGCCCCGACCGCGAAGCAGCCCTGCGGCACCGGCTCGCGCGCCTCTTGATGTTCCTCGGCCGGCCGGGCGAAGCGGTGGAGGAATACCGGGTGCTGCTGGAGCACAACCGGACCTCCCCGGCCCTTTGGGCGGAACTGGGGGAGGCCTACCAGGACCTCGGCGAAGCGGAGCAGGCGCTCTCCACCTTGGAGGAGGGCCTCGAACTGCACCCCGGCTCGGCGGAGCTTCATGGCGCACTGGGCGACGTGCTGCTCGACCAGGACAAGCCGGCGGAGGCCGTGGCGCCGCTGCAGCAGGCGATCTCCCTGGACGAGCGCGAAGTGAGATTCAGGATCGGCCTGGGGATGGCCTACCGCGCCACCGGACGGACTGAACAGGCCGTGAACGCGCTGAACGAGGGCCTGGGCGTCCTGGGAGACCACCCCGACCTCTACCTGAACTTGGGCTTCGTCTACCAGGAAACCGGCGCCTATCCCCTCGCCGTCGCCGCGTACCGATCGGCCGTCGCCGCGGATCCCGCCCACGGCCGAAGCTGGATTTCGCTGGGATACGCCCTAATGGATCAGGGACAGACGCAGGAGGGCATCGCCGCATTGCATGAAGGTGTGGAGATATTGCCGGACGACGTTACCCTGCGCCTGAACCTGGCGAACGTCTACCTCGAGAACGGGATGTACAACCAGGCCATCGACCAGTCGCAGAAGAGCATCGGCATCAACCGCCATGATCCGCGCGGGTGGATCAGCCTGAGCCTGGCCTATCTCCGTCAGGACCAGAACGAACAGGCCGAACGCGTGCTCACCCAGGCCCTGTCGATCCTGCCCGATATGCCCGAGTTCTACCTGTACCTGGGCGTGAGTTTCATGTCCCGGGAAGAATTCGGCCAGGCCGGCGTGCACTTCCGCAAGGTCGTGGACCTCAACCCGCAGGATGGAAGAGGGTGGGTGAATCTCGGCCTATCCCATCTGCGCCAGGAGGATTACGAGACCGGCATTCAGGCCCTTCGTGACGGGCTGGAAAAGGCGCCCGGGAACCCCGACCTTTGGTTCTACCTGGGATATGCCCATACCGAGCAGGAGAATTACGAAGAAGCCATCGCAATCACGAAAGAAGCGGTCGAGCGGTTCAACGACCACCACCGCCTCCATTTCCTGCTGGCGCAGAACTACGACCAGTCGGGCCAGTTCGAGAAAGCCGTGGCCACCTTCGAGACCGCCCTTGAAATCGACCCCGAAGACATCTACACGCTGAACTACCTGGGTTACATCCTGGCCGACCGGGGCCTGCGGCTCGAAGAAGCCAAGGTAATGATCGAGAAAGCCCTCGAGAAAAGCCCGGAAAACGGCGCGTTCCTCGACAGCCTGGGGTGGGTGTACTACCGGCTGGGCGACTACCGGAAAGCGCGGCAGTACGTGGAAAAGGCCCTGCAATACGAAGACACGAGCGCCACGGTGCACGACCATCTCGGGGACATATACAGCCGGCTCGGCATGCACCGAAGCGCCGTTCGGTACTGGCAGCGCGCCCTCGAAATGGAAGACATAACCCCCGAGGAATCCGAAGAGATCCTGCAGAAGCTCCAAGATGCCAGATAATACGTCCGGCCGGCACGGTTGGACCGACCGGCACGGTCGGACCGGCCGGTTCTGGATACTCGCCTGCCTCGGTCTCCTGCTGCTGTCCTGCCGACCGCCGCCTCCAGCTCCGCCACCCCTGCCGGTCGAACTGCTCCTCCAGGAGATCGAAGCGGCCTCCAGGCGCCTCCAGGATTTCAGGGGCAGCGCGGGCGTGGAGACCTCCTTCGCGGGGCACCGTGGCCGCGCGTCCCTCCGCATCCGGTATCTCAGCCCGGCGCGATTCCGTATCGACGTACACGGCGCCCTTTTCGAGATCCTCGCCGTCGTCCTGATCCACGACCTCCGCGTGCGGTTGTACATGCCTCGGGAAAACACGGTGTTCGAAGGTACGCTCGAGACACGCGACGCGTCCATTCCCGGACTCGACGTGACGCTGGACGACGTGCACACCGCCGTGACCGGGACTATAGCGCCTGGCAGGTACCAGGGGTTGCCCGTCACCGACTACCGCCGCGACGGAAATACGGCGGCCGTTACGCTTGGGGACGATTCCGGCCGGAGGACGCTGTGGATCGACACGGACAGGATGACGGTCACGCGCGAGGCGTCGGAATCTCCCGTGAACCAGGGGTCCGTCACCAGGTCAATCACCCGGACCTTCGACCGCTTTCGAAACCGGAACGGGGTCTGGAGACCGGAAAAGGTCCGCATCACCCGGGACGGCCCCCGTGCGGGGACGTTCGAACTGACCTACCGGACCCAGTCGATCAACCGCGGGCTGCGGCCGTCCGACATCGGGGTGCGTCTACCCGAAACCGTCGTCCGACGTCCCCTGGAAGAGGCGGGGACGGTCTTCGAAACCGTGGACGGAGCGCCGTAACCGGGGACGTCTGATTCCCGACAATTCCCTTGACAGTCGTTTGGTATCCCGCCTATATTGCCTGCTCCATTCGTCGGTGATGGTGGGCATAGCTCAGTTGGTTAGAGCGCTAGACTGTGGCTCTGGAGGTCGCGGGTTCGAATCCCGTTGCCCACCCTTTAAATGGGGACGTTTTCTACCCGTCCGGACCGGGTCCACGGCGCGCCAAAGTTTCGGCGGTGAACCGGATGCCGCGTAACGGCCGATGAAGCCGTCAAAGGAGACCAGCCCGATTTTATGGTGAACGCTACGGACCTGCGCACCGGTATGACCATCAGGATCGATGGATCCATATACTTCATCACGGGTTGCGAACACATCAAACCGGGCAAGGGAACGGCCTTTTCGCGCACCCGACTGAAGCATATCCACACCGGGGCCGTGATCGAGAAGACCTACAAGGCCTCGGACAAGCTGGAAGACGTGCGGGTGGAACGGCGCAAGTTCCAGTTCCAGTATACTGACGGCGACATGTACTACATGATGGACCTGGAGACCTACGAACAGGTGCCGGTAAGCACGTCGATCATCGGCGACAACAAGGATTACATCAAGGACAGCATGACGCTCGAACTGCTCACCGCGGACCAGGGCGTCGTGGGCATTGAGATGCCGAATTTCATCGAGCTGGAAGTGACGCAGACCGATCCGGGTATCCGCGGCGACACCGCAACGGGAGGCACCAAGCCGGCCACGCTCGAAAGCGGCGCCGTGGTGCAGGTTCCGCTGTTCATCAACCCCGGCGACGTGCTGCGCATCGATACGCGGTCCCGCGAATACGTAGAGCGGGTGTAGCCGCCCTTCCGAGGAGCCTGACATGGGAATCGATGAGGTGCTCAAGCTGATCGAATCGCTGAGGGATACGGACATCCAGGAAGTCGAGGTGGCCGAGGGCGACCGGAAGATCCGGATCGTGCGCATGACGCCCGGGGCGACCGCGGCCGCCGTCCCCGCACCCGCGGCGGATACGCACGCGCAGGCCGCCGCGCCACCCGCGGAACACGTACGGCAGGACGACGGCCAGGCGGACTCCGCGGACAGTACCTACGTCGAGGTGACCTCGCCCATGGTGGGTACCTTCTACCGGTCACCCGAGCCCGACGCCGACCCCTTCGTTCAGGAGCAGGACCGGATCAGCACCGGCCAGCAGCTGTGCATCATCGAAGCCATGAAGCTGATGAATCCCATCCAGTCCGAATTGAACGGGCGCGTGATGGCCATCCTGGTGGAAGACGCCCAGCCCGTCGAATACGGCCAACCGTTGTTTCTGATCGAACCGGCATAGGAAGCGATGTTCCAGAAGATCCTCATCGCCAACCGCGGCGAGATCGCCCTGCGCGTCATCCGCTCGTGCAAAGAGTTGAACATCGCGACGCTGGCCGTCCACTCCGAAACGGATCAGGACTCCCTCCACGTCCGCTTCGCCGACGAGGCGGTCTGCATCGGCAGCAACGCGCCGAACGACAGCTACCTGAACATACCCCGCATCATCAGCGCGGCGGAAATCATGAACGCCGACGCCGTGCATCCCGGATACGGTTTCCTGTCCGAAAACCCCCACTTCGCCGAAGTCTGCGAGTCCTGCGACATCGCCTTCATCGGACCGCCGTCCAGGGCCATCCGCCTCATGGGCGACAAGGCCGAAGCGCGAAAGACGGTGGCGGCCTCTGACGTTCCC
The window above is part of the Gemmatimonadota bacterium genome. Proteins encoded here:
- the efp gene encoding elongation factor P; amino-acid sequence: MVNATDLRTGMTIRIDGSIYFITGCEHIKPGKGTAFSRTRLKHIHTGAVIEKTYKASDKLEDVRVERRKFQFQYTDGDMYYMMDLETYEQVPVSTSIIGDNKDYIKDSMTLELLTADQGVVGIEMPNFIELEVTQTDPGIRGDTATGGTKPATLESGAVVQVPLFINPGDVLRIDTRSREYVERV
- the accB gene encoding acetyl-CoA carboxylase biotin carboxyl carrier protein, coding for MGIDEVLKLIESLRDTDIQEVEVAEGDRKIRIVRMTPGATAAAVPAPAADTHAQAAAPPAEHVRQDDGQADSADSTYVEVTSPMVGTFYRSPEPDADPFVQEQDRISTGQQLCIIEAMKLMNPIQSELNGRVMAILVEDAQPVEYGQPLFLIEPA
- the rseP gene encoding RIP metalloprotease RseP encodes the protein MLTTVLSAIFVLGLLVFFHELGHFLAAKHMGIRVERFSLGFPPKMIGKKVGETEYCISWIPLGGYVSMAGERPDAQSEGEGGKPWEFQSKSVGARAFVIAAGPGANFVLAFIIFWLFYATMGVMLVDTTTVGRVDVASPYAAAGLQVGDEILEIDQAAVDTWEDVRERLSTGTGASLSLKLRRDGQDRTVQVRYDDGGTAERLGGLDYFRASAVSTVIPDSPAEKAGLRPGDVITSVNGVPVTQWYEMVEQIRVRPGMETAVSWTRNGQSHLVSIIPNTAQDLDRETGDVIDIGQIGITQQDHIKRSPIGIATSAGLAGTQLVAVTVTIVDFVGKLVMGQVSTDSVGGPIAIAQMAGDSARQGASSLFSFMAFLSINLAILNLLPIPALDGGQLLILGVEKIIRRPLSLKYRMVWQQTGMALLLVLMVFVVFNDVTRIFR
- a CDS encoding tetratricopeptide repeat protein gives rise to the protein MSPGSSGSYTAKGVNMPVGRRLGAAGRNWYVLVVTVMLAAVCPPEYALGQVDRARALEHYAEGGLHEARNDPVNAIKSYLQALEYDSTSAEIHTALAQVYYRVTERDKAQQHARTAVELDSTATESWFVLGRYHAELGRYLPARAAFERVVTLDPGHIEAHIALSQLASRLNDPDAALRELETVSRLAPRNPEFHFKLADVYRQRGMYDKAVIALQKVLDDYPDSIPARVGLTEIYEQRRQWDRAVVMYREIIALGPDREAALRHRLARLLMFLGRPGEAVEEYRVLLEHNRTSPALWAELGEAYQDLGEAEQALSTLEEGLELHPGSAELHGALGDVLLDQDKPAEAVAPLQQAISLDEREVRFRIGLGMAYRATGRTEQAVNALNEGLGVLGDHPDLYLNLGFVYQETGAYPLAVAAYRSAVAADPAHGRSWISLGYALMDQGQTQEGIAALHEGVEILPDDVTLRLNLANVYLENGMYNQAIDQSQKSIGINRHDPRGWISLSLAYLRQDQNEQAERVLTQALSILPDMPEFYLYLGVSFMSREEFGQAGVHFRKVVDLNPQDGRGWVNLGLSHLRQEDYETGIQALRDGLEKAPGNPDLWFYLGYAHTEQENYEEAIAITKEAVERFNDHHRLHFLLAQNYDQSGQFEKAVATFETALEIDPEDIYTLNYLGYILADRGLRLEEAKVMIEKALEKSPENGAFLDSLGWVYYRLGDYRKARQYVEKALQYEDTSATVHDHLGDIYSRLGMHRSAVRYWQRALEMEDITPEESEEILQKLQDAR